A single Crateriforma conspicua DNA region contains:
- a CDS encoding sulfatase family protein, translating into MTASIFARPPFGIARSVCLAAWILTCTFVAAPPSTAADAPTNVVVIFIDDMGYGDIGPFGATDYPTPNLDRMAAEGRRFTDFVVSSAVCSASRSAIMTGCLHRRIGIAGALGPASKIGINADEVTLAEICKSQGYDTACFGKWHLGHHHKFLPVQHGFDEYFGIPYSNDMWPLHPAVVEKRKKNPNAKSNWPPLPLLEGTAESGVRVVNADVQPADQETFTQAFTQRAVEFIRRERDNGFFVYLPHPMVHVPLYVSDDFKGKSGAGLFGDVVMEVDWSVGQIMEAVESIGQTENTLIVFTSDNGPWLSYGDHAGTAGPLREGKGTMWEGGYREPTVMRMPGTIPGGTTCEQLAATVDLLPTVAAMIGAELPDHKIDGKDIQGLMTGTSDQSPHQYYPCYYKGGELQAIRNERFKLVFPHNYRTMAGKPGGTGGFPNAYSSRKSGLELYDLDSDVGETNNVIEDHPDVVAQLQRAAQAVRDDLGDKLTGHKGSGIRPAGRMTESDQPLVW; encoded by the coding sequence ATGACCGCTTCCATTTTCGCCCGTCCCCCATTCGGAATTGCCCGGTCGGTTTGTCTGGCCGCCTGGATTTTGACCTGCACGTTTGTCGCAGCCCCGCCATCGACCGCGGCTGATGCCCCGACCAACGTGGTGGTGATCTTTATCGACGACATGGGCTATGGCGACATCGGACCGTTTGGTGCCACCGATTACCCGACACCGAACTTGGATCGGATGGCCGCCGAGGGTCGCCGCTTCACCGATTTCGTCGTCTCATCGGCGGTCTGTTCGGCATCGCGTTCGGCCATCATGACCGGGTGCCTGCACCGTCGGATCGGCATTGCGGGGGCACTCGGGCCGGCGTCCAAAATCGGCATCAACGCCGACGAAGTCACGTTGGCGGAAATCTGCAAGTCGCAAGGCTACGACACCGCCTGCTTTGGGAAATGGCACTTGGGACATCACCACAAGTTCCTGCCGGTCCAACACGGGTTCGACGAATACTTTGGAATTCCCTACAGCAACGACATGTGGCCGCTGCACCCGGCCGTTGTTGAAAAGCGAAAGAAAAACCCCAACGCCAAAAGCAATTGGCCACCGCTGCCACTGCTAGAAGGTACCGCCGAATCGGGCGTCCGCGTTGTCAACGCCGACGTCCAGCCGGCCGACCAAGAAACATTCACCCAAGCCTTCACGCAACGTGCCGTCGAATTCATCCGGCGTGAACGCGACAACGGATTCTTTGTTTACCTGCCGCACCCGATGGTGCACGTGCCGCTGTATGTTTCCGACGACTTCAAAGGCAAAAGCGGCGCCGGCCTGTTCGGCGACGTGGTGATGGAAGTCGACTGGTCGGTCGGCCAGATCATGGAAGCCGTCGAATCCATCGGCCAGACCGAAAACACGCTGATTGTGTTCACGTCCGACAACGGCCCCTGGTTGTCCTATGGCGATCACGCCGGCACCGCCGGTCCGCTGCGTGAAGGCAAGGGCACGATGTGGGAAGGCGGCTATCGCGAACCCACTGTGATGCGGATGCCCGGTACGATTCCCGGTGGCACCACGTGCGAACAATTGGCCGCCACCGTCGACTTGTTGCCAACCGTGGCCGCGATGATTGGTGCCGAATTGCCCGACCACAAAATCGACGGCAAAGACATCCAGGGCTTGATGACGGGAACCAGCGATCAGTCACCGCACCAGTATTACCCCTGCTATTACAAGGGCGGCGAACTGCAAGCGATCCGCAACGAACGATTCAAGTTGGTGTTCCCCCACAACTATCGCACGATGGCGGGAAAGCCCGGCGGAACCGGCGGTTTCCCGAACGCTTATTCGTCGCGCAAAAGCGGGTTGGAATTGTACGACTTGGATTCCGATGTCGGCGAAACCAACAACGTGATCGAAGACCATCCGGATGTCGTCGCCCAGTTGCAGCGGGCCGCCCAGGCCGTTCGCGATGACCTTGGCGACAAACTGACCGGTCACAAAGGCAGCGGGATTCGTCCGGCCGGTCGCATGACCGAATCCGACCAGCCGCTGGTCTGGTAA
- a CDS encoding ammonium transporter has translation MNQLVRILLGIVFVGSLSLAGLPVRDAVAQEATAQAAETGETPETAAAETAVDLQDLQAQVESAALAGHNAWMLTSCALVLFMTAPGLAMFYGGLVRRKNVLSVIMQCIFLMGMMTVLWALVGYSLAFGGDGAWIGNLDHVFMNGVQRFWNPETGAPETPMFSPELPLLTHMLFQGMFFIITPALICGAFAERMKFGAMVVYSIVWGLLIYCPLCHWVWDGGILAFGSDVGIAGGALDFAGGTVVHISSGVSALVAAMLIGPRMGYPREPLQPHNLTYTALGAAMLWFGWFGFNAGSELLSDELTSSAFAVTHFSAAAGAVAWAVAEWSVLGKPTVLGASSGAVAGLVCITPAAGFVQPMPALLMGACAGLVCYWACSKLKHMIGYDDALDAFGVHGVGGTLGAVLTGVFASRACWDVAEGEAIGLIESGGDFTLLIGQIVAVLITFVFAGVGSLILLKLIDAVIGLRVSAESEQRGLDIIDHGEEGYTFA, from the coding sequence ATGAATCAGCTAGTCAGGATCCTGTTGGGGATCGTTTTTGTCGGGTCGCTTAGTTTGGCGGGCCTGCCGGTGCGCGACGCCGTCGCCCAGGAAGCTACGGCCCAGGCCGCCGAGACGGGCGAAACTCCGGAAACCGCAGCGGCCGAAACCGCGGTTGATCTGCAGGATTTGCAGGCCCAAGTCGAATCCGCCGCATTGGCCGGTCACAACGCATGGATGTTGACCAGTTGCGCGCTGGTCCTGTTCATGACCGCCCCCGGGCTGGCGATGTTCTACGGCGGGTTGGTCCGTCGCAAGAACGTGCTGAGCGTGATCATGCAGTGCATTTTCTTGATGGGCATGATGACCGTGCTGTGGGCCTTGGTCGGCTATTCGCTGGCGTTCGGCGGCGATGGTGCGTGGATTGGAAACCTGGATCACGTTTTCATGAACGGCGTCCAGCGGTTCTGGAATCCCGAGACCGGTGCACCGGAAACGCCGATGTTTTCGCCGGAGTTGCCGTTGCTGACACACATGTTGTTCCAGGGCATGTTCTTCATCATCACACCGGCACTGATTTGTGGTGCGTTCGCCGAACGGATGAAGTTCGGTGCGATGGTGGTGTACTCGATCGTGTGGGGGCTGTTGATCTATTGCCCGCTTTGCCACTGGGTTTGGGACGGTGGCATTTTGGCGTTCGGTTCGGACGTGGGAATCGCCGGCGGTGCGTTGGACTTTGCCGGCGGGACGGTCGTTCACATTTCCAGCGGCGTCAGTGCATTGGTGGCCGCAATGTTGATCGGACCGCGGATGGGTTATCCCCGCGAACCGCTGCAGCCACACAACCTGACCTACACCGCCCTGGGCGCGGCGATGCTGTGGTTCGGATGGTTCGGCTTCAACGCGGGCAGCGAATTGTTGTCCGATGAATTGACCAGCAGTGCGTTCGCCGTGACTCACTTTTCGGCTGCCGCCGGTGCCGTCGCTTGGGCTGTTGCCGAATGGTCGGTTTTGGGTAAGCCGACCGTGCTGGGGGCCAGCAGTGGCGCCGTCGCGGGCTTGGTCTGCATCACGCCAGCGGCCGGCTTTGTCCAGCCCATGCCGGCGCTGCTCATGGGGGCCTGTGCCGGATTGGTCTGCTACTGGGCCTGTTCCAAACTGAAGCACATGATCGGCTATGACGATGCGTTGGACGCGTTCGGCGTGCACGGTGTCGGCGGAACGCTGGGCGCCGTCTTGACGGGCGTCTTTGCCAGTCGTGCATGCTGGGACGTGGCCGAGGGTGAAGCGATCGGCCTGATCGAATCCGGCGGCGACTTCACATTGTTGATCGGCCAAATCGTGGCCGTGCTGATCACGTTTGTCTTCGCCGGCGTTGGCAGTTTGATTCTGTTGAAGCTGATCGATGCGGTCATCGGATTGCGTGTGTCTGCCGAAAGCGAACAACGCGGCCTGGACATCATCGACCACGGTGAAGAAGGCTACACGTTCGCCTAA
- a CDS encoding MFS transporter gives MSTSTIAPAVRISPWAPLRIRLFRAFWFASIASNLGTWIHEVGAGWLMTHLAPEPQMVAAVRTAMSLPIVFLAFPAGALADRIDRRRLLLVTQISLLLIATTLSMLTAADLISAWGLLALTFLIGLGMVLHIPTWQASVPELVPRNQLSRAVALGSISFNLARAVGPAVGGLLIASLGVWIAFAMNAASFAGVIVVLLLWQRRGTESSRGQSFALSVRHGIRYIMRKVRMRNVLASVFLFVLPASVMWSLLPLVVSQQLGWDAGGFGMLYGLIGAGAVAAAGVLPRIDHRLGRDKTVAVAMTGFAVGLWCLSQVRSVTTVVPVMLLLGSCWMMTLTSLNTTAQITLPQRMRARGMGSYLTMLALSMTLGSILWGFVAEQTDVAFALRTAAVLMIVTTAAGLRFRLD, from the coding sequence TTGTCCACCAGCACGATTGCACCGGCGGTTCGCATCAGCCCGTGGGCGCCGCTGCGCATTCGGTTGTTTCGTGCGTTTTGGTTCGCGTCGATCGCATCCAACTTGGGCACTTGGATTCACGAAGTCGGGGCAGGGTGGCTGATGACGCACTTGGCCCCCGAACCTCAGATGGTTGCCGCGGTCCGAACGGCGATGTCATTACCGATCGTCTTTTTGGCGTTTCCCGCCGGTGCATTGGCCGACCGAATCGATCGCCGACGACTGTTGTTAGTGACCCAGATCAGTTTGCTGTTGATCGCCACGACGTTGTCGATGTTGACCGCAGCGGATCTGATTTCCGCCTGGGGATTGTTGGCGCTGACGTTCTTGATCGGGCTGGGCATGGTGTTGCACATCCCCACCTGGCAAGCGTCGGTCCCGGAACTGGTACCACGCAACCAATTGTCGCGTGCGGTCGCGCTGGGAAGTATCAGTTTCAATTTGGCGCGGGCCGTCGGTCCGGCGGTGGGCGGATTGCTGATCGCCAGCCTGGGCGTTTGGATCGCGTTTGCCATGAATGCCGCTTCGTTTGCCGGCGTGATCGTCGTGCTGTTGCTTTGGCAACGTCGCGGGACCGAGTCGTCGCGTGGCCAGTCGTTCGCATTGTCGGTGCGTCACGGCATCCGGTACATCATGCGCAAGGTTCGGATGCGAAACGTGCTGGCCAGCGTCTTTCTGTTCGTCTTGCCGGCCAGCGTGATGTGGTCGCTATTGCCGCTGGTGGTCAGCCAGCAATTGGGCTGGGATGCCGGCGGGTTCGGCATGTTGTACGGGCTGATCGGTGCCGGCGCAGTTGCCGCCGCGGGCGTGCTGCCGCGAATCGATCATCGCTTGGGACGTGACAAGACCGTTGCCGTGGCGATGACCGGGTTTGCGGTCGGTTTGTGGTGTCTTTCGCAGGTCCGCTCGGTGACCACGGTGGTCCCAGTGATGCTGTTGTTGGGCAGTTGTTGGATGATGACACTGACGTCGCTGAACACCACGGCACAGATCACTTTGCCGCAACGGATGCGGGCCCGCGGGATGGGCAGCTATCTGACGATGCTGGCGCTATCGATGACACTGGGTTCCATCCTGTGGGGTTTCGTCGCCGAACAGACGGATGTCGCGTTTGCCCTTCGTACCGCGGCGGTGTTGATGATCGTCACCACGGCGGCCGGCCTGCGATTCCGATTGGACTGA